The following are from one region of the Silene latifolia isolate original U9 population chromosome 9, ASM4854445v1, whole genome shotgun sequence genome:
- the LOC141600278 gene encoding putative clathrin assembly protein At4g32285 has product MAPSIRKTVGQIKDQTSIGLAKVSSDMAPELEVAIVKATSHDDDPADEKYIRRIITFTSYNRMYVNACITSVSKRLGKTRDWVVALKALMLVHRLMNDADPVFQQELLYATRRGTRLLNMSDFKDEAHSNSWDHSAFVRTYALYLDQKLELMLFDRKMGGRENGGASGSGQGGEIVKYESRDDRFRSPPSRFDNEYGDFREEPRMRRSRSFGDVGESNGREENKAVTPFREWTAERIFAKMILLQRLLDRFLACRPTGLAKNCRMLLIALYPIVRESFKLYADICEVLAVILDKFFDMENADCVKAFDAYASSAKQIDELVAFYNWCKDTGVARSSEFPEVQRITDKLLETLEEFVRDRTKRPKSPEKKPEPEPIKEEEPVQDMNEIKALPAPETFTPFPPEPEPEPEPKPEVTGDLVDLREEGETADSQGNKFALALFDGPGGNTNGSWQTFASDGKEVTSAWQTPAAEAGKADWELALVETASHLSNQKATLGGGFDPLLLNGMYDQGIVRQHVSATQMSGSASSVALPGKTTTPMLALPAPDGSVQTVGGDPFAASLTVPPPAYVQMSDLEKKQQLLVQEQMVWQQYANGGMQGQATLGKIGGPGYYPPGMTPMTTPMMPYGMPTVNGMMPPPGGYYYNPM; this is encoded by the coding sequence ATGGCGCCCAGTATTAGGAAAACAGTGGGTCAAATTAAGGATCAAACGAGTATTGGACTCGCTAAGGTATCGAGTGACATGGCCCCTGAGCTTGAGGTGGCCATCGTTAAGGCGACTAGTCATGATGATGACCCTGCTGATGAGAAGTACATACGGAGGATCATCACATTTACCTCTTACAATCGTATGTATGTCAATGCGTGCATAACATCAGTTTCGAAAAGGTTGGGGAAGACGAGGGATTGGGTCGTGGCTTTGAAGGCATTGATGTTGGTCCACAGGTTGATGAATGACGCTGACCCGGTTTTCCAGCAGGAATTGTTGTATGCAACTAGGAGAGGGACTAGGTTGTTGAATATGTCGGATTTTAAGGATGAGGCCCACTCCAACTCGTGGGATCATTCTGCTTTCGTGAGGACTTACGCTTTGTATTTGGATCAGAAGTTGGAGCTCATGTTGTTTGATAGAAAGATGGGAGGTAGGGAGAATGGCGGAGCCAGTGGAAGTGGCCAGGGTGGCGAGATTGTCAAGTATGAGTCAAGGGATGATCGGTTTAGGTCTCCACCAAGTCGGTTTGACAATGAATACGGGGATTTTAGGGAAGAGCCCAGGATGAGGAGGTCTAGATCGTTTGGAGATGTTGGGGAGTCTAACGGGCGGGAGGAGAACAAGGCTGTTACTCCTTTTAGAGAGTGGACTGCCGAGAGAATATTTGCAAAGATGATTCTTTTGCAGAGGCTTTTGGATCGGTTCTTGGCTTGCCGACCCACGGGATTGGCAAAGAACTGCAGAATGCTACTCATTGCATTATACCCTATTGTGAGGGAGAGTTTTAAGCTATATGCAGATATATGTGAGGTTCTGGCTGTTATACTCGACAAATTTTTCGACATGGAGAACGCTGACTGTGTTAAGGCCTTTGACGCTTACGCTAGTTCAGCAAAGCAGATAGATGAGCTCGTGGCATTTTACAATTGGTGTAAGGACACTGGCGTTGCCAGGTCATCTGAATTTCCTGAAGTTCAGAGGATCACTGATAAACTACTGGAGACCTTAGAGGAGTTTGTGAGGGATAGAACCAAGAGGCCAAAGAGCCCTGAGAAAAAGCCAGAACCTGAACCAATCAAAGAGGAGGAGCCTGTCCAAgatatgaatgaaataaaagctCTGCCCGCTCCTGAGACTTTCACTCCATTCCCACCAGAGCCCGAACCTGAACCCGAGCCAAAACCAGAGGTAACTGGGGATTTGGTTGATCTTAGGGAGGAGGGAGAAACTGCTGATTCTCAGGGTAATAAGTTTGCTTTAGCTTTGTTTGATGGACCTGGTGGAAACACCAATGGGTCATGGCAAACATTCGCTTCAGACGGGAAAGAGGTGACATCAGCGTGGCAAACTCCAGCGGCCGAAGCAGGTAAAGCCGATTGGGAGCTAGCCTTGGTGGAAACCGCCAGTCACCTATCAAATCAGAAGGCAACCTTAGGTGGTGGCTTTGATCCCTTACTTCTGAATGGAATGTATGATCAAGGGATAGTTAGACAACATGTTTCCGCTACCCAGATGAGCGGAAGTGCCAGTAGTGTTGCCTTACCGGGAAAGACAACAACGCCCATGTTAGCACTTCCCGCCCCAGACGGGTCGGTCCAGACAGTCGGTGGAGATCCTTTTGCAGCGTCATTGACAGTTCCTCCTCCTGCGTATGTGCAGATGTCTGACTTGGAGAAGAAACAGCAGTTACTTGTCCAAGAGCAGATGGTTTGGCAACAATATGCCAATGGTGGAATGCAGGGTCAAGCTACTTTAGGAAAGATTGGCGGTCCAGGATATTATCCCCCCGGTATGACACCTATGACTACTCCAATGATGCCTTACGGAATGCCTACTGTGAACGGGATGATGCCGCCACCAGGTGGGTATTACTACAATCCCATGTAA